In the Anastrepha obliqua isolate idAnaObli1 chromosome 1, idAnaObli1_1.0, whole genome shotgun sequence genome, one interval contains:
- the LOC129235343 gene encoding uncharacterized protein LOC129235343 produces MLGSKTSILIRSYALFMLILAVGVFAQFEWQQRDAFDEIKYRFDKVNADNCPIQHVSDIYLPEDTVSHKPDIKEININPIFPNRTALLHLHNMAMSRSFFWSYILQSRFIRPAINDTYDPGMMYYFLSTVADVSANPYINASAIYFAPNSSYTSSYRGFFNKTFPRFGPRTFRLDDFNDPIHLQKISTWNTFDVRDLGAHPPDMKSQDYTSDLYKINEWYKTWLPDDVEGRHDTKTTYQVEIRYANNTNETFTFHGPPGADEIPGPVKWTRPYFDCGRSNKWLVSAVVPIADIYPRHTQFRHIEYPKYTAIAVLEMDFERLDINQCPKGEGNKGPNHFANTARCKKETTECEPLHGWGFRRGGYQCRCKPGYRLPNVVRRPYLGEIVERASAEQYYNDYDCLKIGWVQKVPIQWERAPYHVREKYLDLHPEYRNYSTGARALHAEHINIDQSLKFIHGVNYRTCKNFHPQDLILRGDVSYGAKEQFENEAKMAVRLANFVSAFLQISDPNEVYTGKRVADKPLTEDQMIGETLAIVLGDTKVWSAAMLWERNKFTNRTYFAPYAYKTELNTRKFKVEDIARLNKTHEIYTEKKYFKFLKQRWSANFDDLETFYMKMKLRHNETGEYMQKYEHYPNSYRAANLKHGYWTQPQFDCDGYVKKWLVTYAAPFFGWDSLKVKLEFKGVVAVSMDMLQLDINQCPDWYFEPNAFKNTHKCDERTSYCVPIMGRGYETGGYKCECLQGYEYPFEDLITYYDGQLVEAEYQNIVADEQSRYDTFHCRLAGASGLQVATSLFVSLLGLTLILMYKFR; encoded by the exons ATGTTGGGctcaaaaacatcgattttaATACGCAGCTATGCATTATTTATGCTCATTCTGGCTGTGGGTGTGTTCGCCCAATTTGAATGGCAGCAACGCGATGCATTTGATGAGATTAAATACAGATTTGATAAAGTAAATGCCGACAATTGCCCCATACAGCATGTTAGTGATATTTATTTGCCAGAAGACACAGTTTCGCACAAACCCGATATCAAGGAGATTAATATCAATCCCATATTTCCGAATCGCACGGCGCTGCTTCATTTGCATAATATGGCAATGAGTCGGAGCTTCTTTTGGAGTTATATATTGCAGTCGCGTTTTATACGACCAGCGATTAATGACACTTACGATCCGGGCATGATGTACTATTTTCTATCCACCGTCGCTGATGTGTCGGCGAATCCCTACATAAACGCTTCGGCGATTTATTTTGCGCCGAATAGCTCGTACACGTCTTCCTACCGTGGCTTCTTCaataaaacatttccacgatTTGGGCCACGCACATTCCGTTTGGATGATTTTAATGACCCCATACACTTGCAAAAGATTTCCACTTGGAATACTTTCGATGTACGCGATTTGGGTGCGCATCCGCCAGATATGAAATCACAGGATTACACATCAGatctgtataaaataaatgagtGGTATAAGACGTGGCTGCCGGACGATGTGGAAGGTAGGCATGATACTAAAACTACCTATCAAGTTGAAATACGCTACGCCAACAACACAAACGAAACATTTACATTCCACGGACCGCCTGGTGCCGATGAAATTCCTGGTCCAGTGAAGTGGACACGCCCTTACTTTGATTGTGGTCGTTCGAATAAGTGGCTTGTTTCTGCTGTTGTACCAATTGCTGACATTTACCCTCGACACACGCAATTTAGACATATTGAATACCCCAA GTATACCGCTATTGCCGTGTTGGAAATGGATTTTGAGCGTTTGGACATAAACCAATGTCCGAAGGGCGAGGGTAACAAGGGACCTAATCATTTTGCGAATACTGCGCGTTGTAAAAAAGAAACCACAGAATGTGAGCCGCTGCACGGTTGGGGCTTCCGACGTGGCGGCTATCAATGTCGATGTAAGCCCGGTTATCGATTACCGAATGTGGTGCGGCGTCCCTATTTAGGTGAAATAGTTGAGCGGGCCTCAGCAGAGCAATACTATAATGATTATGATTGCCTCAAAATTGGAT GGGTGCAAAAGGTGCCTATACAGTGGGAACGCGCACCATACCACGTGCGTGAGAAATACTTGGATTTACATCCGGAATATCGCAACTATTCCACTGGCGCACGAGCTTTGCATGCGGAACATATTAATATTGATCAATCGCTGAAATTCATACATGGCGTGAATTACCGTACGTGTAAAAA CTTCCATCCACAAGATTTGATATTGCGTGGCGATGTAAGCTATGGCGCAAAGGAACAATTTGAAAATGAGGCGAAAATGGCTGTGCGCTTGGCGAATTTCGTTAGTGCTTTCTTGCAG ATCTCTGATCCCAATGAAGTGTACACTGGTAAACGTGTGGCCGACAAACCGCTGACCGAAGATCAAATGATCGGCGAAACCCTGGCCATTGTCTTGGGCGACACTAAGGTCTGGTCGGCTGCCATGCTTTGGGAACGCAACAAATTCACCAACCGCACTTATTTCGCACCATACGCATACAAAACCGAATTAAATACACGCAAATTCAAAGTTGAAGACATCGCACGTCTGAATAAAACGCACGAAATCTACACGGAGAAGAAGTATTTCAAGTTTTTGAAACAACGTTGGTCCGCCAATTTCGATGACCTAGAAACGTTCTATATGAAAATGAAGTTGCGTCACAACGAAACAGGTGAATATATGCAAAAATACGAACACTACCCGAATTCATACCGTGCGGCAAACCTGAAACATGGCTATTGGACACAACCGCAATTCGACTGTGATGGTTATGTGAAAAAGTGGCTCGTGACCTATGCGGCACCCTTTTTCGGCTGGGATAGCCTTAAAGTGAAACTGGAATTCAA gGGTGTCGTTGCGGTCTCTATGGATATGTTGCAATTGGACATCAATCAATGTCCGGATTGGTACTTTGAGCCGAACGCTTTCAAAAATACGCATAAATGTGATGAGCGAACGTCTTAt TGTGTACCCATTATGGGCCGTGGCTATGAAACTGGTGGCTACAAATGTGAATGTCTACAAGGCTATGAATATCCTTTCGAAGATCTGATCACCTACTACGACGGTCAACTTGTAGAAGCTGAATACCAGAATATTGTGGCCGACGAGCAGTCGCGTTACGACACATTCCACTGCCGTTTGGCTGGCGCATCCGGTCTGCAAGTCGCCACATCGCTTTTCGTATCGCTGCTCGGTTTAACGCTAATACTAATGTATAAGTTCAGATGA